A single region of the Pseudorhodoplanes sp. genome encodes:
- a CDS encoding dihydroorotase — translation MLSDRRPILLANARIIDPSRDLDFPGDLLIADGVIREAKRGIGAAGVPEGTEIVDCKGRVVAPGLVDMRAFIGEPGAEHRETLATASQAAAAGGVTTIVCQPDTNPVIDDHAIVDFILRRARDTAIVNVAPMAALTKGLAGREMTEIGLLKAAGAVAFTDGVRSVTNAQVMRRALTYARDFDVLIVHHTEDPDLIGEGVMNEGELASRLGLQGIPKAAEAIMLERDMLLVALTQSRYHAASVTCSESLAILRRAKEAGLAVTASASINHLTLNEIDIGSYRTFFKVSPPLRADQDRDQLVEAVGSGLIDVIMSDHNPQDVETKRLPFAEAAPGAIGLETMLSAGLRLVHSERLSLARLLYAMSTRPAELLGLPGGTLRTGAPADVIVIDLDTAWVLDPADLKSKCKNTPFDEARLEGRVVRTIVAGRTAYEYASA, via the coding sequence ATGTTGTCAGACCGCCGCCCGATCCTGCTTGCCAATGCCCGGATCATCGATCCGTCACGCGATCTGGATTTTCCCGGAGACCTTCTGATTGCCGACGGAGTGATCCGCGAGGCCAAGCGCGGCATTGGCGCCGCCGGTGTGCCGGAAGGCACGGAGATTGTCGACTGCAAGGGGCGTGTGGTCGCGCCGGGTCTCGTCGACATGCGCGCTTTCATCGGCGAGCCGGGTGCCGAGCATCGCGAAACGCTTGCGACCGCAAGCCAGGCGGCGGCCGCCGGCGGCGTTACCACCATCGTTTGCCAGCCCGACACCAATCCGGTGATTGACGACCATGCGATCGTCGATTTCATCCTGCGGCGCGCGCGAGACACGGCCATCGTCAACGTCGCGCCGATGGCGGCTTTGACCAAGGGTCTGGCCGGCAGGGAAATGACCGAAATCGGGTTGCTCAAGGCGGCGGGCGCGGTGGCTTTCACCGACGGGGTGAGAAGCGTCACCAACGCGCAAGTGATGCGCAGGGCGCTGACCTATGCCCGCGATTTCGACGTGTTGATCGTGCATCATACCGAAGATCCCGATCTCATCGGCGAAGGGGTGATGAATGAAGGCGAGCTGGCTTCGCGTCTCGGTCTCCAGGGCATTCCGAAAGCCGCCGAAGCCATCATGCTGGAACGTGACATGCTCTTGGTCGCGCTCACGCAAAGCCGATATCACGCGGCCTCGGTGACATGCAGTGAGTCGCTCGCAATCCTGCGCCGCGCCAAGGAAGCAGGGCTTGCGGTCACGGCCTCGGCGTCGATCAATCATCTGACCTTGAATGAGATCGACATCGGCTCCTACAGAACCTTCTTCAAGGTTTCGCCTCCGCTGCGCGCGGACCAGGATCGCGACCAGTTGGTCGAAGCCGTCGGCTCCGGTCTCATCGACGTGATCATGTCCGACCACAATCCGCAGGATGTGGAGACCAAGCGATTGCCCTTTGCGGAAGCGGCGCCCGGCGCCATTGGCCTCGAAACGATGCTGTCGGCGGGCCTGCGCCTGGTGCATTCCGAGCGGCTGTCGCTCGCCAGGCTTCTCTATGCAATGTCGACTCGCCCCGCCGAGCTGCTGGGCCTGCCGGGTGGGACGCTCCGTACTGGCGCGCCGGCGGACGTCATCGTGATCGACCTCGACACCGCCTGGGTGCTCGACCCCGCCGACCTCAAATCCAAATGCAAGAACACGCCATTCGATGAAGCCCGGCTTGAGGGCCGCGTGGTTCGCACCATCGTTGCCGGCCGCACGGCGTATGAGTACGCTTCGGCCTAA
- the rpmG gene encoding 50S ribosomal protein L33: MAKAVTIKVKLVSSADTGFYYVAKKNSRTMTDKLVKKKYDPVAKKHVEFRESKIK, translated from the coding sequence ATGGCCAAGGCCGTCACCATCAAGGTGAAGCTCGTTTCCAGCGCGGATACCGGCTTCTATTACGTCGCCAAGAAGAATTCGCGCACCATGACCGACAAGCTCGTGAAGAAGAAATACGACCCGGTCGCGAAGAAGCACGTCGAATTCCGCGAATCCAAGATCAAGTAG
- a CDS encoding NUDIX hydrolase, with protein MTDLAQLLTAAERERKSPNVRPKDAATLILVDRSGPTPKVLLGKRHHGHSFMPGKFVFPGGRVDPSDRLMPVARSLNTHAEQFLMRKTLRPSATKARAIALAAIRETFEETGLLLGARHDNPESAPEGPWAEFAKAGFYPDLSALHFIVRAITPSRRPKRFDTRFFAVDASAIAYKVDNVVHADAELVELVWLPIAEALNLDMPTITRVALKELEARVAAGFGHDLPVPFYQMPRKRFMRELL; from the coding sequence ATGACTGATCTGGCGCAGTTACTGACCGCGGCGGAGCGCGAGCGCAAATCGCCGAATGTTCGTCCCAAGGATGCCGCCACGCTGATCCTGGTGGACCGCAGCGGACCGACGCCAAAGGTGTTGCTCGGCAAGCGCCACCACGGGCATTCCTTCATGCCTGGAAAATTCGTGTTTCCCGGCGGCCGGGTCGATCCCTCTGACCGTCTGATGCCGGTGGCGAGGTCGCTCAACACGCATGCCGAGCAGTTCCTGATGAGGAAGACCCTTCGACCCAGCGCGACCAAGGCGCGGGCCATCGCCCTCGCCGCCATCCGCGAGACCTTTGAAGAAACTGGTCTGCTCCTTGGTGCGCGACACGACAATCCCGAAAGCGCACCGGAAGGGCCCTGGGCCGAATTTGCGAAGGCGGGGTTCTACCCGGATCTTTCCGCGCTGCATTTCATCGTGCGGGCCATAACCCCGTCACGCCGGCCCAAACGGTTCGACACCCGGTTTTTTGCAGTCGACGCCAGCGCCATAGCATACAAGGTCGACAACGTCGTTCATGCCGATGCCGAGCTGGTGGAACTGGTCTGGCTGCCGATTGCCGAGGCCCTCAACCTTGATATGCCGACTATCACCCGCGTGGCCTTGAAGGAGCTGGAGGCTCGGGTCGCCGCCGGTTTTGGGCATGACTTGCCGGTGCCTTTCTACCAGATGCCCCGGAAGCGCTTTATGCGGGAGCTTCTGTAG
- the plsY gene encoding glycerol-3-phosphate 1-O-acyltransferase PlsY, giving the protein MAFLGDGSALPALAVALVLGYALGSIPFGLVLTRLAGTKDIRAIGSGNIGATNVLRTGRKGLAAATLLCDMLKGTAAVLITHYFLGKDAALFGGLGAFLGHLFPVWLGFKGGKGVATYIGILAAFSWSIALGYGAIWIVTAFLTRYSSLSALVATVATPVLLWWFGYRAEMQLFVVLSVFIFVMHRANITRLFAGTESKIGQPAVTP; this is encoded by the coding sequence ATGGCTTTTCTGGGTGATGGTTCTGCCCTGCCCGCATTGGCGGTGGCTCTTGTGCTTGGCTATGCGCTGGGCTCGATCCCGTTCGGGCTTGTTCTGACGCGGCTGGCCGGCACGAAGGACATCCGCGCCATCGGCTCCGGCAATATCGGGGCGACCAACGTTCTGCGCACGGGACGCAAGGGCCTCGCGGCGGCAACCCTCCTCTGCGACATGCTGAAAGGCACGGCCGCGGTTCTCATTACACATTATTTTCTCGGGAAAGACGCCGCGCTGTTCGGCGGGCTCGGGGCATTTCTGGGTCACCTGTTTCCGGTCTGGCTGGGATTCAAGGGCGGCAAGGGCGTTGCGACCTATATCGGCATTCTGGCTGCCTTTTCGTGGTCCATTGCGCTGGGCTACGGCGCCATCTGGATCGTGACGGCTTTCCTCACGCGCTATTCGTCACTGTCGGCACTGGTGGCGACCGTTGCCACTCCGGTCCTGCTGTGGTGGTTTGGCTATCGGGCTGAAATGCAGCTTTTCGTGGTGCTCTCGGTGTTCATCTTCGTCATGCACCGCGCCAACATCACCCGCCTCTTTGCCGGCACGGAAAGCAAGATTGGTCAACCCGCGGTGACGCCGTGA
- the dprA gene encoding DNA-processing protein DprA, whose translation MRLTDAQRLDWLRLIRSENVGPRTFRSLIKHFGNAGEALRALPDLARRGGAARPGRICSVEEAERELETARRQGVLYVALGEPDYPVRLRMIDDAPPLIAVGGQRGILANPMIAIVGSRNASGAGAKFAGVIANDLAKAGFVIVSGLARGIDSAAHRASLATGTVAVLAGGHGHIYPPEHLDLFKELLRHGIALSEMPFDWEPRAHDFPRRNRLISGLSLGVVIIEAARRSGSLITARLALEQGREVFAVPGSPLDPRAEGTNGLLKQGATLVTEAADVLAVLQPILGAPSELSVREPEIDIHEEPGEPQPEERSRIIALLSPTPISIDDLIRLSGTRPAMVRTVLLELEIAGRLERQAGGCVALL comes from the coding sequence GTGCGTTTGACGGACGCACAGCGGCTCGACTGGCTTCGTCTCATCCGCAGCGAAAATGTCGGGCCGCGGACGTTCCGGAGTCTTATCAAGCACTTTGGCAATGCCGGCGAAGCTCTGAGGGCCTTGCCGGATCTGGCGCGACGTGGCGGTGCCGCCCGACCGGGGCGCATTTGCAGCGTTGAAGAAGCGGAGCGCGAACTTGAGACGGCGCGACGACAGGGCGTCCTCTATGTCGCCCTGGGAGAGCCTGACTACCCTGTCCGCCTGCGCATGATTGACGACGCGCCGCCTCTCATCGCAGTCGGCGGACAGCGGGGCATTCTTGCAAATCCGATGATTGCCATCGTCGGCTCGCGCAACGCGTCCGGCGCCGGCGCGAAATTCGCGGGCGTGATTGCGAACGATCTGGCAAAAGCCGGCTTTGTCATCGTGTCCGGTCTTGCGCGGGGCATCGATTCCGCCGCGCATCGTGCGAGCCTCGCGACCGGCACGGTCGCGGTTCTGGCCGGCGGCCACGGCCATATTTATCCGCCGGAACATCTAGATCTCTTCAAGGAGCTGCTCCGGCACGGCATTGCGCTGAGCGAGATGCCGTTTGACTGGGAGCCTCGCGCACACGACTTTCCACGTCGCAACAGACTGATTTCCGGATTGTCGCTTGGCGTGGTGATCATTGAAGCAGCACGCCGCTCCGGTTCCCTCATCACTGCACGCTTGGCTCTGGAACAGGGACGTGAAGTCTTTGCGGTGCCGGGCTCACCCTTGGACCCCCGCGCGGAAGGCACCAACGGGTTGCTCAAGCAAGGCGCGACGCTGGTGACAGAAGCAGCAGACGTGCTGGCGGTGTTGCAGCCGATTTTGGGGGCGCCCAGCGAATTGTCCGTCAGAGAACCGGAGATCGATATCCACGAGGAACCCGGAGAGCCTCAGCCCGAGGAAAGAAGCCGCATCATCGCGCTGCTCAGTCCCACACCGATCAGCATCGACGACCTGATCCGCCTGTCAGGCACCCGGCCGGCCATGGTCCGGACGGTACTGCTGGAACTGGAAATCGCCGGCAGGCTTGAGCGTCAGGCCGGAGGCTGCGTCGCCCTGCTCTGA
- a CDS encoding DUF983 domain-containing protein, whose translation MIEGQQRHGGRALLNGFRGRCPACGEGRMFRAFLKVNDNCPSCSEELHHHQADDAPAYFDIAIVGHTVVPLALSVETAFAPAYWVHLALWLPLTLGLSLGLLQPIKGAIVAWQWANRMHGFDTVPAKVVSNPRP comes from the coding sequence ATGATAGAGGGGCAGCAGCGTCACGGCGGGCGGGCGCTGCTGAACGGTTTCCGTGGTCGTTGCCCCGCTTGTGGCGAAGGACGCATGTTTCGCGCCTTTCTGAAGGTCAATGACAATTGCCCGTCCTGCAGCGAGGAATTGCACCATCATCAGGCGGACGACGCCCCTGCCTATTTCGACATCGCCATTGTCGGCCATACTGTCGTCCCGCTCGCACTCTCCGTCGAAACCGCATTTGCGCCGGCCTACTGGGTCCATCTCGCGCTTTGGCTGCCATTGACTCTCGGCCTCTCGCTTGGCCTTTTGCAGCCGATCAAGGGCGCAATCGTCGCCTGGCAATGGGCTAATCGCATGCACGGATTTGATACGGTGCCGGCGAAGGTGGTCAGTAATCCGCGGCCATGA
- a CDS encoding aspartate carbamoyltransferase catalytic subunit, whose protein sequence is MNIATKSSFVLNRRHLLGIEGLSHSEITGLLDLSEEFVDLNRQIEKKRTSLRGRTQINLFFESSTRTQSSFELAGKRLGADVMNMSVGSSSIKKGETLIDTAITLNAMHPDILVMRHHASGAVELLSQKVDGSVINAGDGAHEHPTQALLDALTIRRNKGRIEGLIVAICGDILHSRVARSNIILLNTLGARVRVVAPSTLLPPGIERLGVDVVRDMREGLADADIVMMLRLQRERMNGSFVPSTQEYFAYYGLDQRKLAYAKPDALVMHPGPMNRGVEIDSAVADGAQSLIREQVEMGVAVRMAVLEALSRNLPNA, encoded by the coding sequence ATGAACATTGCCACGAAATCCTCCTTCGTCCTCAACCGCCGTCATCTGTTGGGGATCGAGGGGCTTTCGCATTCCGAGATTACCGGACTTCTCGACCTGTCCGAAGAATTCGTCGACCTGAACCGGCAGATCGAAAAGAAACGCACCTCGCTGCGCGGTCGCACCCAGATCAATCTCTTCTTCGAATCATCCACCCGCACCCAGTCCTCCTTCGAACTGGCAGGAAAACGGCTCGGCGCCGACGTCATGAACATGTCGGTCGGCTCGTCTTCGATCAAGAAGGGCGAGACGCTGATCGACACCGCGATCACGCTGAATGCCATGCATCCCGATATTCTGGTGATGCGCCATCACGCGTCCGGGGCGGTCGAGCTCCTGTCGCAAAAGGTGGACGGTTCTGTCATCAATGCCGGCGACGGTGCGCACGAGCACCCGACGCAAGCCTTGCTCGATGCGCTGACCATCCGGCGCAACAAGGGTCGCATCGAGGGCCTGATCGTCGCGATCTGCGGGGACATTCTGCATTCGCGCGTCGCGCGATCGAACATCATTCTGCTGAACACGCTGGGCGCGCGGGTGCGCGTTGTCGCACCTTCGACCTTGCTGCCGCCGGGCATTGAGCGTCTCGGTGTGGACGTGGTGCGCGACATGCGCGAGGGACTGGCTGACGCGGACATTGTCATGATGCTGCGGCTGCAGCGCGAGCGCATGAATGGTTCTTTCGTTCCCTCAACCCAGGAATACTTTGCGTATTACGGGCTGGACCAGCGCAAGCTTGCCTACGCCAAGCCGGACGCATTGGTGATGCATCCGGGCCCCATGAATCGCGGAGTCGAGATCGATTCGGCTGTCGCCGATGGAGCGCAATCCTTGATCCGCGAACAGGTGGAAATGGGGGTGGCAGTTCGCATGGCCGTCCTTGAAGCCCTGTCCCGGAATTTGCCGAACGCATGA
- the topA gene encoding type I DNA topoisomerase, which yields MNLVIVESPAKAKTINKYLGPGHEVLASFGHVRDLPPKDGSVDPEADFKMIWEVDAKAQKRLNDIARALKGADKLILATDPDREGEAISWHVLEVMKEKGVLKDQQIERVVFNAITKQAVSEAMKNPRKIDRALVDAYLARRALDYLVGFTLSPVLWRKLPGARSAGRVQSVALRLVCDRELEIEKFVAREYWSLIANLATPRGDVFEARLVGADGQKIQRLDIGSGQEAEDFKNALESATFSVASVEAKPARRNPPPPFTTSTMQQEASRKLGFAPAHTMRLAQRLYEGIDIDGETTGLITYMRTDGIDMAEEAIASIRTMIGKSYGTQYVPDAPRRYQNKSKNAQEAHEAVRPTDANRTPKEVARYVESDQAKLYELIWNRAVACQMQSAELERTTVDIAAKVNGRTLELRATGQVVKFDGFLTLYQEGHDDDDADEESKRLPAMSAGEVLKKESIVSTQHFTEPPPRFTEASLVKRMEELGIGRPSTYASILAVLRDRGYTRLDKKRLIPEDKGRIVVAFLESFFQKYVEYDFTAGLEEQLDKVSNNELFWRDLLRDFWEDFTAAVGEIKDLRITQVLDALNELLGPHIFPPRSDGAPARQCPNCGEGQLSLKVGRFGAFIGCSRYPECRFTRQLAAGENGAGPSSRALGIDPDTGLEVTVRTGRFGPYIQLGEGSKEEKPKRAGLPKGMAPDDITLDVALGLLSLPREIGKHPEDGEPILAGIGRFGSYVKHGKTYANLEAGDEVLNIGLNRAVTLIAEKKLKPSSGRRFGADPGRNLGDHPDKGGPIIAKSGRYGAYVTHDGINATITGDKTHETITLEEAAALIDARIAAGAVPKKKKAKTEKTAKAEKPAKAEKSAKAEKSAKAASEKKPVKAKAKSKPAGDSKTLSGTAAPKPRAAKKKKVATG from the coding sequence ATGAATCTCGTCATCGTTGAATCTCCGGCCAAGGCCAAGACTATTAATAAATACCTCGGCCCTGGCCATGAGGTGCTGGCCTCGTTTGGTCATGTGCGCGACCTGCCGCCGAAAGACGGGTCGGTCGATCCCGAAGCCGATTTCAAGATGATCTGGGAAGTGGATGCCAAGGCGCAGAAGCGCCTGAACGATATCGCGCGCGCGCTGAAAGGCGCCGACAAGCTGATTCTCGCCACCGACCCTGACCGCGAGGGCGAGGCGATTTCCTGGCATGTTCTCGAAGTCATGAAGGAAAAGGGCGTGCTCAAGGATCAGCAGATCGAGCGCGTCGTCTTTAACGCTATTACCAAGCAGGCCGTCAGCGAGGCGATGAAGAACCCGCGCAAGATCGACCGCGCGCTGGTCGATGCCTATCTGGCGCGCCGCGCGCTCGACTATCTTGTCGGCTTCACGCTGTCGCCGGTTCTTTGGCGAAAATTGCCGGGCGCCCGATCTGCAGGCCGCGTACAGTCAGTCGCGTTGCGGCTGGTTTGTGACCGCGAACTCGAAATCGAAAAATTCGTCGCCCGCGAATACTGGTCGCTTATTGCCAATCTCGCTACGCCGCGCGGCGATGTTTTTGAGGCGCGCCTTGTCGGCGCTGACGGGCAGAAGATTCAGCGGCTTGATATCGGTTCCGGTCAGGAAGCCGAGGATTTCAAGAACGCTCTGGAGAGCGCGACATTCTCAGTTGCTTCCGTGGAAGCAAAACCCGCGCGGCGCAATCCGCCCCCGCCTTTCACCACCTCGACGATGCAGCAGGAAGCGAGCCGCAAGCTCGGCTTTGCGCCCGCGCATACGATGCGGCTGGCGCAGCGCCTTTACGAGGGCATTGATATCGACGGCGAAACGACCGGCCTCATCACCTATATGCGAACCGACGGCATCGACATGGCGGAAGAAGCCATTGCTTCGATCCGCACGATGATCGGCAAGTCCTACGGCACCCAATATGTGCCGGATGCTCCTCGCCGCTATCAGAACAAGTCGAAGAATGCGCAGGAAGCGCACGAGGCGGTTCGTCCCACGGATGCCAATCGTACGCCGAAAGAAGTCGCCCGCTATGTCGAATCCGACCAGGCCAAGCTCTACGAATTGATCTGGAATCGCGCCGTGGCCTGTCAGATGCAATCGGCGGAACTTGAGCGCACGACCGTCGACATCGCCGCGAAAGTGAACGGCCGGACTCTCGAATTGCGTGCGACCGGCCAGGTCGTGAAATTCGACGGCTTTCTGACCCTGTATCAGGAAGGCCACGATGACGATGACGCCGATGAAGAATCCAAGCGTCTTCCCGCCATGTCCGCCGGTGAAGTGCTAAAGAAAGAGTCGATCGTCTCGACCCAGCATTTCACCGAGCCGCCGCCCCGCTTCACCGAAGCTTCTCTTGTCAAGCGCATGGAAGAACTCGGCATCGGCCGCCCTTCAACCTATGCCTCAATCCTCGCGGTGCTCAGAGACCGCGGCTATACGCGCCTCGACAAGAAGCGGCTTATTCCCGAGGACAAAGGGCGGATCGTCGTCGCATTCCTGGAAAGTTTCTTCCAAAAATATGTCGAATATGATTTCACGGCCGGGCTCGAGGAGCAGCTCGATAAGGTCTCAAACAACGAGCTGTTCTGGCGGGATTTGCTGCGCGATTTCTGGGAGGACTTCACTGCCGCCGTCGGCGAGATCAAGGATCTTCGCATCACGCAGGTTCTGGATGCGTTAAATGAGCTGCTTGGGCCTCATATCTTCCCGCCGCGTTCCGACGGCGCGCCGGCGCGCCAATGTCCGAATTGCGGCGAAGGCCAATTGTCGCTGAAAGTCGGACGCTTTGGCGCTTTCATCGGCTGCTCGCGTTATCCGGAATGCCGCTTCACCCGCCAGCTTGCGGCTGGCGAGAACGGCGCCGGCCCCTCGTCGCGCGCGCTTGGCATCGACCCGGACACGGGTCTTGAGGTGACCGTGCGCACGGGCCGCTTTGGTCCCTATATCCAGCTTGGCGAGGGCAGCAAGGAAGAAAAACCGAAACGCGCCGGTCTGCCGAAAGGCATGGCCCCTGACGACATCACGCTGGACGTCGCGCTCGGCCTCCTGTCCTTGCCCCGAGAGATCGGCAAACATCCGGAAGACGGCGAGCCGATCCTTGCCGGGATCGGGCGTTTTGGGTCCTATGTGAAACATGGCAAGACCTACGCCAACCTTGAGGCTGGCGATGAGGTGCTCAATATCGGGCTCAATCGGGCGGTGACGCTGATTGCGGAGAAGAAGCTGAAGCCGTCGAGCGGACGCCGCTTCGGCGCCGACCCAGGCCGCAATCTGGGCGATCACCCTGACAAGGGTGGCCCCATCATCGCCAAGAGCGGGCGATACGGTGCCTATGTCACCCATGACGGGATCAATGCCACGATCACCGGCGACAAAACGCACGAAACAATTACGCTGGAAGAGGCTGCTGCACTGATTGACGCCCGCATCGCCGCAGGCGCGGTGCCAAAAAAGAAGAAGGCCAAGACCGAAAAAACCGCAAAAGCGGAGAAACCGGCCAAGGCGGAAAAATCGGCCAAGGCGGAAAAATCGGCCAAGGCCGCTTCCGAAAAAAAGCCGGTGAAGGCAAAAGCAAAATCGAAGCCTGCCGGCGACAGCAAGACGCTATCGGGAACGGCAGCGCCTAAGCCCCGCGCGGCAAAAAAGAAGAAGGTCGCGACGGGCTAA
- the rnr gene encoding ribonuclease R, whose amino-acid sequence MAKARPKKQPPFPGKDELLAFIRSASGKVGTREIARAFHLKNEARAQLKRVLRELADEGEIENRRKKLHRPGTLAPVTLADIVERDRDGELIALPNEWDEEEHGPAPKIRVMTPRRAKPTEIAGIGDRVLLRVEPLDDEEEAIRHTGRVIKILDRARHRILGIFRANPAGGGRLVPVDKKALGRELSVPPHATGEAQDGELVSADISKQGRYGLPVARIKERLGSLKNERAVSLIAIHAHGIPNVFAADTVAEAEAAKPAALTDGYEDWRKVPLLTIDPIDAKDHDDAVYAEPDEDAGNQGGHVVYVAIADVAYYVTPGSALDREALDRGNSVYFPDRVVPMLPERISNDLCSLKPNADRAALAVRMVIGADGRKHSHSFHRVLIRSVAKLHYQQAQDAIDGRTDDVTGPIVEKILAPLYAAYHSILKARNERGPLDLDLPERKILLKPDGTLDRVIIPERLVAHKMIEECMILANVAAAETLERAGVPLIYRVHDEPGLEKVEALRELLQTLDLSFPKGSVLRPSLFNTVLARVKGQDVEHLVNEVVLRTQSQAEYASENYGHFGLALRRYAHFTSPIRRYADLIVHRALIGALKLGKGALPESADIASLGEIAARISAAERRAMKAERETVDRLIAHHLVDRIGATFEGRISGVTRAGLFIKLDQTGADGFVPARTIGDEYFQYDEARHAMIGRRSGEIFRLGDRVTVKLVEAIPVAGALRFELLSTGQHDRAARKSLGKSPPRPKYRSKTKRVRPRKRG is encoded by the coding sequence TTGGCGAAGGCACGACCAAAGAAACAGCCACCCTTCCCCGGCAAGGATGAATTGCTGGCCTTCATTCGCTCGGCTTCCGGAAAAGTCGGCACGCGCGAGATTGCACGCGCTTTCCATCTGAAGAACGAAGCTCGCGCACAGTTGAAGCGCGTCTTGCGCGAACTGGCCGATGAAGGAGAGATCGAAAATCGGCGCAAGAAGCTGCATCGCCCCGGCACCCTCGCTCCCGTCACGCTGGCCGATATCGTGGAACGTGATCGCGACGGCGAGCTGATCGCACTTCCAAACGAGTGGGATGAGGAGGAGCACGGCCCCGCGCCCAAAATCCGGGTGATGACGCCGCGGCGTGCCAAGCCGACAGAGATCGCCGGAATTGGCGATCGCGTTTTGCTGCGCGTCGAGCCACTCGACGATGAAGAAGAAGCCATTCGCCATACCGGGCGGGTCATCAAGATCCTGGACAGGGCCCGCCACCGCATTCTGGGTATTTTCCGCGCCAATCCCGCCGGCGGCGGACGGCTGGTTCCGGTCGACAAGAAAGCACTGGGCCGCGAGCTGTCGGTGCCACCGCACGCGACCGGCGAGGCGCAAGACGGAGAGCTGGTTTCTGCCGACATCTCGAAACAAGGACGCTACGGATTGCCGGTCGCCCGCATCAAGGAACGACTGGGCTCGTTGAAAAACGAGCGTGCAGTCAGTCTTATCGCCATCCATGCACACGGCATCCCGAATGTTTTCGCAGCGGACACTGTGGCCGAAGCGGAAGCTGCAAAGCCCGCCGCTCTCACGGACGGATACGAGGATTGGCGAAAAGTTCCGCTGCTCACCATCGACCCAATCGATGCCAAGGATCACGACGACGCTGTTTATGCAGAGCCGGACGAGGATGCGGGCAATCAAGGCGGACATGTTGTGTACGTCGCCATCGCCGATGTCGCTTATTACGTCACACCCGGCTCGGCGCTGGACCGTGAAGCGCTGGACCGCGGCAACTCAGTCTATTTTCCGGACCGTGTCGTCCCCATGCTGCCGGAGCGGATTTCCAACGATCTCTGCTCGCTGAAGCCGAATGCCGATCGCGCGGCGCTGGCGGTGCGTATGGTGATCGGCGCGGATGGCCGCAAACACTCGCACAGCTTTCATCGCGTTTTGATCAGGTCGGTAGCCAAGCTACATTACCAGCAGGCGCAGGACGCCATCGACGGCCGGACAGACGACGTGACCGGTCCCATCGTTGAAAAGATTCTTGCACCGCTTTACGCGGCCTATCACTCGATTCTGAAAGCGCGTAACGAGCGTGGCCCGCTCGATCTCGATCTGCCGGAGCGCAAGATCCTGCTCAAGCCGGACGGGACCCTCGATCGCGTCATCATTCCGGAACGCCTCGTTGCGCACAAGATGATCGAGGAATGTATGATTCTCGCCAATGTCGCCGCGGCGGAAACGCTGGAGCGCGCCGGCGTTCCGCTGATCTATCGCGTGCACGACGAACCTGGCTTGGAAAAGGTTGAAGCCCTGCGCGAATTGCTGCAGACCCTCGATCTGTCTTTTCCCAAAGGCAGCGTATTGCGTCCGTCCCTGTTCAATACGGTACTGGCGAGAGTGAAAGGCCAGGACGTCGAACATCTGGTGAATGAAGTCGTGCTGCGAACACAGTCGCAGGCCGAATACGCTTCAGAAAACTACGGTCACTTCGGCCTGGCCTTGCGCCGCTACGCGCATTTCACCTCGCCAATCCGCCGTTACGCCGACCTGATCGTGCACCGCGCGCTGATCGGCGCGCTCAAGCTTGGTAAGGGCGCCCTGCCCGAAAGCGCCGACATCGCCTCGCTGGGCGAAATCGCGGCCCGCATTTCCGCGGCCGAGCGGCGCGCCATGAAGGCGGAACGCGAGACCGTGGACCGGTTGATTGCACATCATCTGGTCGACCGCATCGGCGCGACATTTGAAGGGCGCATCAGCGGCGTGACCCGCGCTGGGCTGTTCATCAAGCTCGATCAGACCGGCGCCGACGGCTTCGTGCCGGCCCGCACCATTGGCGACGAGTATTTCCAGTATGACGAGGCTCGCCACGCCATGATCGGCCGCCGGAGTGGCGAAATCTTTCGTTTGGGTGACCGGGTGACGGTCAAGCTGGTCGAAGCCATTCCGGTGGCCGGGGCCTTGCGGTTTGAACTGCTCTCCACCGGACAGCATGACAGGGCTGCACGGAAAAGCTTGGGCAAATCGCCGCCGCGTCCTAAATATCGGTCGAAAACCAAACGGGTAAGACCCCGAAAGCGGGGCTGA